A genomic region of Gossypium hirsutum isolate 1008001.06 chromosome D01, Gossypium_hirsutum_v2.1, whole genome shotgun sequence contains the following coding sequences:
- the LOC107915830 gene encoding TPR repeat-containing thioredoxin TTL1, with amino-acid sequence MSHLGKPETELGRDYDKLADQLRDSLSYDDNKPDFRELDLGSPVSPLRTGQQGLTMTTTTTTTTTTSSSSSSSRSVSGRNSSSATARRSESGRNNHSGELSGSSETSPTASTGNMKPAQTRSKPNTATTHPLIYSGQSTANSPAVNVLPTGNICPSGRIIKTGMAVNRSSRTDVLGSGSGNYGHGSIMRAGGVGTGPVTPSRGTAFEPSHTLGNRGNASDVMRKAMGNLEPEELKKVGNEMYKKGHFVEALSLYDKAIALSPANAAYRSNRAAALTALGRVGEAVKECEEAVRLDPNYGRAHQRLASLLLRVGHVENARKHILFPGQPQDPMESQKLQAVERHLNKCTDARRIRDWRSALREADAGIAAGADFSPQLFMCRVEALLKLHQLDDAESSLSVVPKLESCSNSLQTKYFGMLAEGYIFFVQAQMEMALGRFENAVTAAEKAGQVDPRNVEVAVLLNNVRLVARARARGNDLFKSERFTEACSAYGDGLRLDPSNSILYCNRAACWFKLGRWERSIEDCDQALSIQPNYIKALLRRAACNSKLERWAEAVRDYEVLRRELPNDNEVAESLFHAQVALKKSRGEEVYNMKFGGEVEEVCSLEQFRAAISLPGISVVHFKMASNLQCKQISPFVDALCGRYPSINFLKVDINESPVIANTENVRIVPTFKIYKNGSRVKEMVCPSREMLEHSVRHYSF; translated from the exons ATGTCGCATCTTGGAAAGCCGGAAACGGAGTTGGGTCGGGATTATGATAAACTCGCCGATCAACTTCGTGACTCGTTGAGTTACGATGATAATAAGCCCGATTTCCGTGAACTCGATCTGGGTTCACCCGTGTCTCCGCTCCGAACAGGGCAACAGGGTCTGACGATGACTACGACCACTACTACTACGACTACGACGAGTTCGAGCTCCAGTTCGTCCAGATCCGTTTCCGGTCGGAACTCGTCTAGCGCGACCGCTAGGAGATCTGAATCGGGTCGGAATAACCACTCTGGTGAACTATCCGGTTCAAGCGAAACGAGCCCAACAGCTTCGACGGGGAATATGAAACCGGCTCAGACCAGATCCAAACCCAACACTGCCACGACCCACCCGTTGATCTATTCGGGTCAAAGCACTGCCAACTCGCCGGCAGTCAATGTTCTCCCGACCGGAAACATATGCCCTTCTGGGAGAATCATAAAAACCGGCATGGCAGTGAACCGAAGCTCCAGAACCGACGTTTTAGGCTCTGGGTCGGGTAATTATGGCCACGGCAGCATAATGCGGGCCGGGGGAGTGGGAACTGGACCCGTTACGCCTTCCAGAGGCACCGCCTTTGAACCCAGTCACACCCTGGGAAACCGGGGGAATGCAAGTGATGTAATGAGGAAGGCAATGGGGAACTTGGAACCTGAGGAACTCAAGAAAGTTGGGAATGAGATGTACAAAAAGGGACATTTTGTAGAGGCTTTGAGTTTGTATGATAAGGCTATAGCTTTGTCACCGGCGAACGCAGCTTACCGGAGTAACCGAGCGGCTGCATTGACGGCTTTAGGGAGAGTAGGTGAGGCAGTCAAGGAATGTGAAGAAGCGGTTAGATTGGATCCTAATTATGGGAGGGCTCATCAGAGATTGGCTTCattattgttaag GGTAGGGCATGTTGAGAATGCTAGGAAGCACATATTGTTTCCCGGGCAACCACAAGATCCAATGGAGTCGCAGAAGTTGCAGGCAGTGGAAAGGCATCTTAACAAGTGCACAGATGCCCGGAGAATTAGGGACTGGAGAAGTGCATTAAGGGAAGCTGATGCTGGTATTGCCGCCGGTGCTGACTTTTCTCCTCAG CTTTTTATGTGTAGAGTGGAAGCCCTTTTGAAACTACATCAACTTGATGATGCTGAATCAAGCCTTTCAGTTGTTCCTAAATTAGAATCATGCAGTAACTCCTTGCAAACTAAATACTTTGGCATGCTTGCTGAAGGTTATATCTTTTTTGTTCAAGCACAAATGGAGATGGCACTTGGAAG GTTTGAGAATGCAGTTACAGCTGCTGAGAAGGCTGGGCAGGTTGATCCCCGAAATGTTGAAGTTGCTGTACTGCTTAACAATGTGAGGTTGGTTGCAAGAGCACGAGCACGTGGGAATGATCTCTTCAAATCTGAAAGGTTCACTGAGGCATGCTCAGCATATGGGGACGGCCTCAGGCTTGATCCTTCGAATTCTATCCTTTATTGTAACAGAGCAGCATGTTGGTTTAAGCTTGGGCGGTGGGAGCGTTCTATTGAAGATTGTGACCAAGCTTTAAGTATCCAACCAAACTACATAAAAGCCCTTCTTAGAAGGGCAGCATGTAATAGCAAG CTAGAGCGATGGGCTGAAGCTGTCCGAGATTATGAAGTTTTGAGAAGGGAACTTCCTAATGACAATGAAGTTGCTGAATCGCTTTTTCATGCACAAGTTGCATTGAAGAAATCTCGCGGTGAAGAGGTTTATAATATGAAGTTCGGTGGCGAAGTAGAAGAAGTATGCAGTCTTGAGCAGTTCAGAGCTGCAATATCTCTGCCAG GCATCTCTGTAGTCCATTTCAAGATGGCTTCCAACCTGCAATGCAAACAGATATCTCCATTTGTGGATGCTCTATGTGGTCGTTATCCCTCCATAAATTTTCTTAAG GTGGACATCAATGAGAGTCCAGTGATTGCGAACACCGAGAATGTGAGGATTGTACCAACATTCAAGATATACAAAAACGGTAGCCGGGTGAAGGAAATGGTGTGCCCGAGTCGGGAAATGCTGGAACACTCGGTGAGGCATTACAGCTTTTAG